A stretch of DNA from Syntrophales bacterium:
GGGCATCCCTTGTAAAGACAATGTTGCCATCGACGTAATCTCGAAGATAGCCGCCATACTCTCCCGGATAACTTTCCGGCAGTTTATGTTTCTCTATTTTTGAAAGTATATCTTCAAAAGTAATTTTGTGCTTATCTTCCTCATCGGCAAGATAAGTGAATATTCTTTTTGTCTTTTCGTCCTCTGCTATCTGAGCGGCATAACGGTAGAAACTACCCCCATTCTCCTCAATTCTAATGGCAATCTCAAGAATATCACTTGCTTCGAAGTCACTCATATTAGACTCCTTTTTTTCTGCGATTAGAGGTGTTTTTTCTCAAACCATCGAAAAAGCATCATTCCTCCGATGATAAACAGAACGATTACAATCCAAAGGATTCCATGCTTTTTCATCTTTTTTCACTTAAGTCACACCCCCTTCATTTTTTGAATAAGAATACGCATGTAGAATCGTACTGTAGACGGTCTTTACTGAATAGAGTTTTCAGTGGCGCACCGGTGATTGTATGGTATGTCTCCCGTTTCCGTGCTTTCATTAATAACCTATTTTTTACCCCAGTCTTCAAGTTCTGCTCTCTGATATTCCTCCTGTTGGATGGTGAGATCCATGTTGATGACAAGTCCGGAATGTTTTTTGACCTCGCTGTCCTCGCTCAACTTCAGGTGGCGTTCCCGAGCCGCCCGGACATCCTCCAATGCTTTTTTCAGGGCTGCTCCAATAGCATGACTTTTATCTATCTGTCCGGGTTTAAAATCAGGTGGAATACCATCCTCGGCGATGTTTTCGGCAAAGTGTGCAAGCTGTTTCATCTTTTCCATGGCCTGATCCATGATCTTCCAGCCGGTGGTTTCATGTTGCTGGAAAACCCAGGAAGTGCGGAGATGCTGCAGCATCTCCGTGTATTTACTTGTGACTTCTGCCTGCAACTTATCTAACAGTTCCTTAGGCAATTCACTTTCTTCTCCCGGAAGACCAGCTGCCTCTTCCGGGTTTAGCTTGTCCAGTTTTCGCTGAAACTTCCTGGCATGGATAGCCGATTCCGATGCTTCTCTTTGGAGGACCCGCCTGATATGGGGATCATCAACTTTATCCGCTTCTCCGTTGTAATGAGGGATCAGTTTCTCCTCATATTCAACGTAGGATTTGAGCATAGTAGCCCTGCTGGTCGGATCGTGGGGATACGGAGCAGGTATAAAATTGGGTTCTCCTCCCAGCTTGCCTATGATCATACCTAGCCAGTGCATATGCCACATCTCCTCCCTGGTAATGGAAATGAGGCTCGCACCAAGAGGTGTGTCTTCTCCTTCCATATAACCGTGAACGAGATAGCGTATGATGGCTGCATGCTCATCGGCAATGTCCCTGTTTAACATGTCAATCAATGCTTGCTTTTCCATGAATGACCTCCCTGTACTAATTTGGCAATGATTATTCTGCCTCACCGCCGTTTTACGTAATGGACATTACGCTTTCCACAGGCCATGCACATTGCAATATTCACGGACTGTCACATTTCCTGCCTCGATGTTAAAAGTGGCTTCCGGTGCATCTCCAGGATTTAAAAACTGACGGTAAGCTTTTCCGTCTGCAATAATCTCGATCCATTCGATATAGTGTTTCTCCTCCATGGGATGAGCAACGCTGCCCACCTTCACTTTAGTACCGCTTGTTGTCTTTTCCATTACGGGGACATGCTTCTCCTTGGCAGCATCCACAGTGTTTTCCTCAAAGAGCTTCATGGGCTGGTTGCAGCACACAAGCTCTCCGACCCCCTCGTGGAGCATTTCTACAATGTTTCCGCAGACTTCACACTTGTAAATCTGGAGTCTCTTTGTCATGGTTATTTCCTCCTTCCTGGATTTAAGCTTTAATTTTGACCGGGAGCGCATCCCGCAAGCCCCGCCCTGTGGGCGGGGAGCTTCA
This window harbors:
- a CDS encoding ferritin family protein, yielding MSDFEASDILEIAIRIEENGGSFYRYAAQIAEDEKTKRIFTYLADEEDKHKITFEDILSKIEKHKLPESYPGEYGGYLRDYVDGNIVFTRDALNSELSKIKDTLTALNFAIRCELDSILYYHEIKRFLSKSQQDFIDKIIDEERKHFETLSEIKKRYKR
- a CDS encoding ferritin-like domain-containing protein, with translation MEKQALIDMLNRDIADEHAAIIRYLVHGYMEGEDTPLGASLISITREEMWHMHWLGMIIGKLGGEPNFIPAPYPHDPTSRATMLKSYVEYEEKLIPHYNGEADKVDDPHIRRVLQREASESAIHARKFQRKLDKLNPEEAAGLPGEESELPKELLDKLQAEVTSKYTEMLQHLRTSWVFQQHETTGWKIMDQAMEKMKQLAHFAENIAEDGIPPDFKPGQIDKSHAIGAALKKALEDVRAARERHLKLSEDSEVKKHSGLVINMDLTIQQEEYQRAELEDWGKK
- a CDS encoding desulfoferrodoxin; this encodes MTKRLQIYKCEVCGNIVEMLHEGVGELVCCNQPMKLFEENTVDAAKEKHVPVMEKTTSGTKVKVGSVAHPMEEKHYIEWIEIIADGKAYRQFLNPGDAPEATFNIEAGNVTVREYCNVHGLWKA